Genomic DNA from Scyliorhinus torazame isolate Kashiwa2021f chromosome 15, sScyTor2.1, whole genome shotgun sequence:
aacagcccaacccaacacccgagacagacacagtgaacagcacaaCTCAACACTCGAGACAcaatgaacagcccagctcaacacccgggACAGAcatagtgaacagcccaactcaacacccgagacatagACAGTGAACAGCCGACTCAAcatccgagacagacacagtgaacagcctaactcaacccctgagacagacacagtgaacagcccaactcaacacccgaacagactcagtgaacagcccaactcaacacccgagacagacacagtgtacagcccaactcaacacccgagacagacacagtgaacagccgactcaacacccgagacagacacagtgaacagcctaaCTCAACACCcgggacacagtgaacagcccaactcaacactcgAGACTCAGTGAACAGCTCAACTCAACACCCGGGACAGAcatagtgaacagcccaactcaacatccgagacagatacagtgaacagcccaactcaacccctgagacagacacagggaACAGCCCAACACAacccctgagacagacacagtgaacagcccaacccaacactcgcgacacagtgaacagcccaactcaaccccggagacagacacagtgaacagcccaactcaacacccgagacacagtgaacagtccaATTCAACACCCGAGACATACACAGTGAACAGTCCAACTCAACacacgagacacagtgaacagcccaactcaacccctgAGACAGACACAATGAACAACCAAACTCAacccctgagacagacacagtgaacagcccaacccaaCACTCGCGacccagtgaacagcccaactcaaccccagagacagacacagtgaacggcCCAACTCAACACCtgagacacagtgaacagtccaATTCGATACCCGAGACATACACAGTGAACagtccaactcaacacccgagacacagtgaacagcccaactcaacacccgagacacagtgaacagcccaactcaacccctgagacagacacagggaacagcccaactcaacccctgagacagacacagtgaacagcccaacccaacactcgcgacacagtgaacagcccaactcaaccccgaagacagacacagtgaacagcccaactcaacacccgagacacagtgaacagtccaattcaacacccgagacagacacagtgaacagcccaactcaacacccgagacagacacagtgaacaacacatctcaacacccgagacagacacagtgaacagcacagCTCAACAcctgagacacagtgaacagcccaactcaacacccaaggcaaacacagtgaacagcccaactgaacacccgagacacagtgaacagcccaactcaacacccgagacacagtgaacagcccagctcaacacccgagacacagtgaacagcccaacccaaacccggcgacagacacagtgaacagcccaactcaacccctgagacagacacagtgaacagcacagCTCAACACCCgaaacacagtgaacagcccaactcaacacccaagacaaacacagtgaacagcccaactcaacacccgagacacagtgaacagcccaactcaacacccgagacacagtgaacagcccagctcaacacccaagacaaacacagtgaacagcccaactcaacacccgagacacagtgaacagcccaactcaacacccgagacacagtgaacagcccagctcaacacccgagacagacacagtgaacagcccaactcaacccggagacagacacagtgaacaacaCAGCTCAACACCCgaaacacagtgaacagcccaactcaacccctgagacagacacagtgaacagcccaactcaacccggagacagacacagtgaacagcccaactcaacacccgagacagacacagtgaacagcccagctcaacaaccgagacagacacagtgaacagcccaactcaacacccgggacgcagtgaacagcccaactcaacacccgggtcacagtgaacagcccaacccaacacccgagacagacacagtgaacagcccaagtcAACATTCGAGACACAGTGAACAACCCAGCTCAACACCCGGGACAGAcatagtgaacagcccaactcaacacccgagacatatacagtgaacagcccaacccaacccctgagacagacacagtgaacagcccaactcaacacccgagacacagtgaacagcccaactcaaccccggagacagacacagtgaacagcccaactcaaccccggagacagacacagtgaacagcccaacccaacccctgagacagacacagtgaacagcccaactcaatccctgagacagacacagtgaacagcccaacccaacactcgcgacagacacagtgaacagcccaactcaacacccgagacacagtgaacagcccaactcaacacccgagacatacacagtgaacagcccaacccaacactcgcgacagacacagtgaacagcccaactcaacacccgagacacagtgaacagcccaactcaacacccgagacatacacagtgaacagcccaacccaacactcgcgacagacacagtgaacagtccaactcaacacccgagacacagtgaactgcccaactcaacacccgagacacaatgaacagcccaactcagcccCTGCGACACACGCAGTGAACAGccgaactcaacacccgagacagacacagtgaacagcccagctcaacacccgagacacacacagtgaacagcccaactcaaccccaGAGACAgagcagtgaacagcccaactcaatcccggagacagacacagtgaacagcccaactgaacccctgagacagacacagtgaacagcccagctcaacacccgagacagacacagtgaaccgcCCAACTCAACCCCTTAGACAGACACAGTGAATAGCCCAACTCAacccctgagacagacacagtgaacagcccagctcaacacccgagacagacacagtgaacagcccagctcaacacccgagacagatacagtgaacagtccAACCTAACCCCGGAGACAGACAccgtgaacagcccagctcaacacctgagacagacacagtgaacagcccaactcgacACCCgaaacacagtgaacagcccaactcaacacccgagacagacacagtgaaaagcccaactcaacacccgagacacattgaacagcccaactcaacacccgagacacagtgaacagcccagctacacacccgagacagatacagtgaacagcccaactcaacccctgagacagacgcagtgaacagcccaactcaaccacggagacagacacagtgaacagcccagctcaacccctgagacacacacagtgaacagcccaactcaacacccgagacacagtgaacagcccaactcaacacccgagacacagtgaacagcccaactcaacacccgagacacaatgAACTGCCCAACTCAacccctgagacagacacagtgaacagcccaactcaacacccggacacagtgaacagcccaactgaacacccgagacacagtgaacagtcaaactcaacacccgagacacagtggacagcccaacccaacccctgagacagacacagtgaacagcccaactcaacactcgAGGCACCCACTGTGTACAACCTCACGATACACCCTCACCAGTGGTCTAACACTGGCACCGCTGAGGAACCCGTGCAGCGCTGTTCCAGATAGACTCaaatgttgcactcacctcaaagtcgcAAGTGAAGCAATGGCGGGCAGCTGCTCGCTACTTGCATCTGGTCATTATTTAGACTTGTCTAATTTCCCGCCAGCATGGCATGTCTTTGAAACGGGGAACATGATTTCGGCGAGTTGTGTTTTTAATGAGTATTTATGACCGGCTAATGCATGGAATTGCTATGTGGATAAACAGGAAAGCtgacccaccaccatcccaccatGAAAATGACGAGGGGCAAATCTGACTCAGCATTACGCTTGTGGGAATCTGACTTTAGCCATGCTCCAAATTTACTGCTCCTGCACACCTCAAAACCAGCTGGTGGTGGGCctggaaaattccgcccattatTTAAAGTACAAGGTGGTTGTACTTCGTATATATACTGGTGTGGGTAGTTCTTGTGTAGCAGTGATCAAAGCAACCTGAGAAATATGAAAAAAGTTTGGATATACATTTAATTAAAATAAAATGATACATGAGGGAACCTTTAACCTGCTGAAAAATAATTTGAATATACCTTTGAGATCCATATGTTGATGGCTAAGGATTAATACTGTGATACTTGTACAGTACATCTTATACATGATTTTGTACCTCAAACAATATTATAAGACACATCTATAGTGAAGATAATCAATAATCATTCATTTCAAGAGTGGGCATGATAAAGAATAAAAGATTAAAAGATTGAAATCCGACTGTTCATTACACAGAATTGACTGTGAACAGTATGAATTCAGTGATGCTACTATATTAATTTTCATTGACCATTTTAATCACATTTTTCTTTCAAATGTCAGTGGCAAGTGCCGTTCGACAAACAAAGCCAAATATGTCCCATCTCATAATACTGCAAATATTAAAACAGGTCATTGTATGTACTAAAGGGCATGTGTCATCCTGCATTTCGGTATTTTAAACCAGAAAATTGAGACCCCTAAGTGAAGGAGCAGAATGATATTGCTCAGCAACACCAGGATTGACGAGGATAATAGAGAAGAGAGATAAATCAAAATAAGTGTTTCTTGTTTTCTTCCTGTTTGGTTTGTTTTTTAAGCCTGCTTGAAAATATGATGACATCCTTGATGGGAAGCATCATTGCCAACTTGTTGTCTCATGCAAGTGTAAGGATGGTCAGAATCTACTGGGTTGTAGTCCATTGCTTCTAACCACTCTGGCTGTATGCAGCATTACAAGGTCAATAATGTGAAATACCTTCTCTTTGCAGGCACTTTTACTCATGTTCATATCCCCAGACCATGAAAGGGGTGACACATGCCCTTTCAAGTACACTACGGAGGATAAAAATAGGGCATTTGACAAAAAGATGAAATGTGCAAAGAACCAGAATTCAAACAACAATTGCACAGAAAAATCATCTGCATGCACCCACTAGCCACTAAATAGCTTCCTCAGAGATCAAGCAAAAGAACAACAGGAGCCACGATAGACTGGCCCAATTTATTGTAAGAGCTAATTTTACATAGAGGACAGTCTCTCACTCCTGATAGGATTTAACAAGAAGCCACATAAGTAGCACAGTCATCAAAACCACCATAAAGTTCAAGAAGAGCTCTTGTGTAGATTTATCCATGGCTATAGAGTGTTGAGGAGCAGGATGATGCAACTAGTTCCACAGGAATAGACCACTTCAGATGAGTCAGCACGTCAAATAACAGCAGGCTGAACTGCACTTCAATTCACTCCTCAAACCTTTAGGTTGTCTGAAATAAAGGTTACACAAATCCTTCCTGTTAGTGTAGATGTTTTCCGTCGAACTTTCCAAACAGCTCTCAACAACTAACACGGTAAAAAGGAATAAAATGGCATCAGAAACATATTAACTCCTGACCTGCCCTGTTAAGTATAATTTATTTTATGTTCAAATTGTGCATTGCAGTTGACTGAGAGGTATAGCGCATCACTGTACATATCTTTTGTTTCTGAGACCGCAATTCAAATCCAACCCGTACTATGAGATGTTAGCCTCAGAATCTTTAATTGATTCCAAGGAGTTTAACTGAAATGACCTTGGACAGCTCCCAGTGTAcatgggaccactgcagataactaACCATACATACCCTGCAGTGAGCTGAAAATCTTACTGAGCAGCTTTATGAATCAAAAGTGTAGAAAGAATGAAAACAAAAATCACTCTTCATGTTGGTCGTCAGAAGCTGGAATCACTAGGAATTGTCAGGATGCAATAAACTCTACTCAGTGCAGGGAGGTTTGCTCTGCTTCATGTTATGCCACACCTGGAGCTGTTCAATACCGacacacggtggcactgtggttagcactgctgccttaccgcgcaagggacccgggttcaattccggccttggtgactgtgtggtgtttgtacttcCTTTCTGTGTCTGCgggagtttcctctgggtgttccggtttcctcccacagattaggtggattggccacgctaaattgtcctttagtgtcgaaagatgtgtgggttaggtggggtgacggggttagggtggggatgtgaacaggttagggtgctctttcagagggttggtgcagacccgatgggccaaatggcctccttctgctcagtAAGGATCTTGTGGTTCTATGGACATTAAGTTagcaaaatgattttttaaaaactttatttccccctcaccttgagtaacaaaaaacatattttaaaaagtgCATAATGCAACTTTACTAAAGGCAGGAAAAGACAGGAATTAGCCAGCAATGAAattagttttaaaaaaataaatatagaaTATGCAATTCTTTTTTCccgattaaggagcaatttagcgtagccaatccacctaccctgcacatatttgggttgtgggggtgagatccacacagacacggggagaaagtgcaaactccacacggatagtgacctggggcagggatcGACCCGgtgtcctcggcgccgcgaggtggcagtgctaaccactgtgccgcacccTGCATGGAAATAAGTTTAACAGTTGTGCAATGAATATGCTTATATTAATTTGTAATCTGAGTACAATATTTGGCAACCACAGCCTGAGGACAGTACAGAAACCTCTTAAGATCAAACTGATTTTTAATATTAAGCTTCATTCTATTAAGGGATGAATTTAATGAATCAAACTGAAAACCTGTCTGTTGCATCTGAAGTATTTTCCAAAACAGCCAAGCAAAAAACATAATATAACCAACTTTGGCGAGTTTATTCTATGTACTTCTGGAGTGCACTCCACAGCTGTGAAGTGTTATACTATCAGGTTACAAAGAAGTTTGATTTATGCTTTGAATTAACACCGCTGCTCTCAACATATGTGACAAGGGATATTGAAACATTTGACCAGCCATGGTCTAAAAATATACATTGGGATTTAACACTAACTGATCTAGTACTAACTCAATTTGTTTATTTTAAACATTCAAAATTCTTAGCAAGATGTTTAGGAAATTAAACAGGGAAAATTAACAATACTAAGTAATTTTAAGAGCAGTATTTATTTTGTCTGTTTAGGGACATATGTGTTCATACTATTTATAGATAAGATTCATATTATTTCAAGAAACTAAATACGATTGCATCGCTCAAGCACAAAATCTCAAACTTTTGTTGAAGTGGGACAGAGATGTGAAATTTGGCCATTTGCATTTCATTGAATATTTTTGTAATACATTGGCATCAAGAAGCTTTACACTTCCTTTTTGGTGTGGAGTGCATTTAATCATTTTAGAGCTACATCTGAGCATTTGAGGACTGGACACCCTTAGACAAAGTCCAAAATATTCTTAAAGTCCATTTCACGATGAATACTATAAAAGAGAATTAGCGATGCCTATTGGAGTGCAATGCATGGTTACAATATTCTAACAGCAAACTAAAAAAGTAACTTTCTCCTGAAAGGATAAATTATAGAGAATATAATGTGATATTTTATTGATAGCATTTCAAGCCACTgaaaataatacaataactggAGAATAATTATACATTTAAATATATAATAAATTAGCAGTTAAACATCCTCATTATTTGTCGGTTTAACTAATTAATGTTTGTATTTAACTCCTAACTTTACAGTTCATTCTTCTTTGTTCTTCAAAAATTAATGTCTTAAAAGTGGAAAGAGATAAGTTCAGAAATcccattttaaaaatgcatttgaaTGCTTGCCCACTTGTACCATAATCAAATTCCTTCCACTCAATGCAACATCAGTGGTTAGTTTAATTAATTCAGATAGTGCTTTAGTTGGTTGTTAAAGCGTTTGAAAAATTCAGGAAATAATTCTAAAATTTGGAAAGATTTACAAAGCTTGTAAAAAGCAACAGCTGTTACTTGCCATATTACTTCACAAACATGCAAGTTTATACTTTACCTTTGGAGCAAATTTATCTAAATGTTGCAGGTATTAATGCTTCTCCAGGTCAAGCAAGatagctctgcctcactcactgtctTGTGCAGTCTGGGCAGCAGGTCTCTGAACAGGATCTAAAGTAGTCCAAGAGGGAGGACAGAACTACATTTTTGGCAATAAAAGCAATGATGTCACATGTGTAGCATGTCACGGAATGGATGGGCCCAAACGATTGGTGGGTTCTCCGAGTAATGTTTAATTAAAATGCTTGTTATATCTTAAAGAATCTGAACCACAAAGATGACATACTTTCATTGTAGAAAGAAATAATAGGAAATGGCAATGCAATTATTTTAATTCAATAATTGTGTAATTGTAATTAATTGTAATTCAAATAAACCTTCTATTTAAtcagtggcggcacggtagcacagtgggtagcactgttgcttcacagctccagggtcctaggttcaattcccggcttgggtcactgtctctgtggagtctgcacgttctccctatgtctgcgtgggtttcctctgggtgctccggtttcctcccacaagtcccgaaaggcatgctgttaggtaaattggacattctaaattctccctcagagtgtacccgaacaggcgccggaatgtgctgacgaggggcttttcacagtaatttcattgcagtgtaaatgtaagcctacttgtgacaataaagattattataaaagattattgttattaatttgCATGGAGGAACACCAGGTGGAATTTTCTTTTCCAAAGTACTGGCTCAGGCTTGAAATGCAGTGTGCAGCCCACCAGATGCACTTTTGCTTTTCCCGCCATATTTCCCAGCACTTTAGAAAAAAAGTGATGGTGATGGGTCCCATGCCCCGATACATCGGGCACCTTTATCTAAAAATAAAAACAAAGATGCCTCCCATGGACATGGAGAGTCCCCCCCCAAACTCACACAGGGAACCCCCTCTCCAAAACAAAACCCACAGGGATACCCccatggacacagggaatcccctgaTTGAACCTCACCAGGGGAAACCCCACCCAGCATGCTGGGGGCAATGACAGGACTGTGCACGGAAATTGCCGGGCATGTCCCTCTTCTCCTTGGGGTTCTCTCCAGTAGGTTCACTTCACCTGGCTCACATTCCAAATGAGGAGGGATGATACAGCAAGGAAGCGTTAATGATATGGCAAAGTATTCAAATACGGTTCCTAACCTTCTGGGATGTGAACTTTGTTACATCAATAGCAATGGGTGGGCGATTGCATCACAAGATCTCACTGGCTAGAATCTCATCGTTGGCTTCTCGCAagattttgcatccaatttgccaTTTACACCCACAGCAAACGGGGCTGCAAAATCCCGGCCATTATAAATGTCAAAATAAGATTTTTTTTCCATTGATTTATTTTCATGAATGAGTTTGCTCTTTTTTCAACTGCCTGATCTGTATATTTTGCAAGTGTTGATTGAGCAGGCAACCTGTGCCCAATCTGCCATGAGTGACTCTATAATTGGTTGCTAGTTAGAACTACAATAATTACTGCACATCTCTTCCCCCTTACTGAGAAATATTACGGTCTGCACTCCATGTCTGCTCACTTGGGgaggcggtagcacagtggtattgtcactggattagtaatccagagaccagggtaatTCTCAGaggaccaggttcaaatcccaccacagcagatggtggaatttaagctcaagaaacatctggaattaaaagtctaatggtgaccgtgaaaccattgtcgattgtcgtaaaaacccaactgattcATGAATGCCCGGGGATAGAgtgggaggcgtgggcttaagtagagtgctctttccaagggtcggtgcagactcgataggctgaatggcctccttctgcactgcagggattctaggtACTgccccccctcagctgatgaatccgtactcctccatgttgaacaccatttggaggaggcactgagggtggaaagggcgcagaatgtactctgggtgggggactttaatgtccatcaccaagagtggctcggtagtcccACGACAGACCAAGCTTAGAATCACAACAACATTTGAAACCTTACTTTGTATTATAATATCCCAGACTAGATCTCAAATAACCAGCATGACAAATCAATGGAGGATTCCAAGAGGTCATGGTGAAATAGAGCTGGTGTGTTCcacatgtgaagagaaaaagattggtgaagacaaatgtcttGCAGTCTGAAACAGAGCAATTTATAAGGTTGAACAAAGAATTGGCTGACCAACGaaatgcatactttggttctgtcttcacaaaggaggacacaaataacgtaccagaaatgttggggaacacagtgttgggtgagagggaatgagtgtcacggtgacacagtggttagcactgctgcctcagcaccagggacccaggttagattccgacctaaggtaactgtctgtgtggagtttgtacattctctccatgtctgcgtgggtttcctcccacagtccaaagatgtacaggttaggtggattggcaacgctaaattgccgttTAGGCTGGAATTGCAAGAATAGGGTGGGAAGTGGccctaggtaggatggtctttcgaagggttgatgcagactagatgggccgaatggcctccttctgcactgtagggattctattctgtgaACTGAAGAAAATCTGTATTAGTTGAGAAATGGTGTTggcgaaattgatgggattgaaggctgataattcccagggcctgataatctacaccccCGGGtaattaaggaagtggcccgagaaatagtggatgcattggtgttcATCCTCCAAGATTCTACACACTCtgcaacagttcctacagattggtggctaatgtaaccccactacataaaaagggaggtagagagaaagcagggaattatagaccagttagcctgatgtCTGTAGTGGGGAAGAGTctcgagtccattatcaaagacttTATAGCAGAATATTTGTAAAACTGGTAGAATCGGATagttagcatggatttacaaaaatgaaatcatgcttgaaaaatcaactggaattctttgaggatgaattgatgagggggaaccagtggatgtggtttatttgtacTTTAAGAAGGCTTTCGGCAAAGTCCCACATCAGAGATTAATTAGTATgtaaaattaaaacacatgggattggaggtagtgtattgagatggatagaaaactcattggcagacaggaaacaaagaataagaATAAACGGGTATTTTTCCGAATAGCAGATGATCAGTGTTTGTATATTTCTGAAATGCCTTAATTTCTACTTCCTGGCTGAATTGCCGAGCTGTACATGAAAGGGAGGGAGGCAGTCCCGAAACTGGGCTCTGAATTAGTTTGTAAGACCTCACGGatacggggcggcacagtggtgcagtggttataataattataatctttttttgccaccagtaggcttacattaccattgcaatgaagttactgtgaaaaggcccaagtcgccacattccagcacctgttcgggtacacagagggagaattcagaatatccaaattacctaacaagtatgtctttcgggacttgaggggggaaaccggagcacccagaggaaagccacgcagacacaagtagaacatgcagactcacagacagtgactcaagccagcaatcgaacctgagaccctggcgctgtgaagtcatagtgctaaccactatgctaccttactgtggtaaaccactgttgcacctgtattaggtggtgtaaggtaggacctgtactacaggttcgccggtagtccctgcctgctggctccgcccagtaggcggagtataaatatgcgtgtcctccattcagcagccatttcgccagctgctgtgggaggccacacagcttagagcaataaagcctcagttgtaaccAACTCTAgtatttgttcaattgatcgtaccTCACGTACTACCTCATGGCGCCgtgtacccgggttcgatcccggccctgt
This window encodes:
- the sln gene encoding sarcolipin; translated protein: MDKSTQELFLNFMVVLMTVLLMWLLVKSYQE